Proteins from a genomic interval of Phenylobacterium sp. LH3H17:
- a CDS encoding esterase-like activity of phytase family protein, which yields MAGGYRVERLQWRDQVLAEIPMPRGVLRVTLGVGSGLARAPGDPPDRLWAIGDRGPNLKIKAAVRDYGLDHLERVADIDGAKIMPTPDLGPTIAELRIVGTAVEFVRAIPLRRSDGRPLSGLPLPGGGDAEMEPTFDLDGALREADGGADTEGLAVLADGSFWAAEEYGPSLMKVAPDGRVTARWVPQGVTGHCDPTLTPLLPAIAAHRQLNRGFESVAASADGAWLYTAFQSPLAHPERAAGETARHVRIWKLDAATGQVVGQYLYPLDRPRSFERDAREGDVKRGDLKICELTWLGPDRLLVLERISRTAKIYRVDLTGFETPPEHLDIETRPTLEEMDPGDLAAVSVRMLAKTLVFSTDEARDIAPDLEGMAVLSDRELILVNDNDFGIEGVETAFFRVTFDEPVLA from the coding sequence ATGGCAGGTGGATACAGGGTCGAACGGCTCCAGTGGCGCGACCAGGTGCTGGCGGAGATCCCGATGCCGCGGGGCGTGCTGCGGGTGACCCTGGGCGTCGGCTCTGGCCTGGCGCGGGCGCCGGGCGATCCGCCAGACCGCCTGTGGGCGATCGGCGACCGGGGCCCGAACCTCAAGATCAAGGCGGCGGTGAGGGACTACGGGCTCGACCATCTGGAACGCGTGGCCGACATCGACGGCGCCAAGATCATGCCGACGCCCGATCTCGGCCCGACCATCGCCGAACTGCGGATCGTGGGGACCGCCGTCGAGTTCGTCCGCGCGATACCGCTGCGGCGCTCCGACGGGCGGCCGCTCTCGGGCCTGCCCCTGCCGGGCGGGGGTGACGCGGAGATGGAGCCGACCTTCGACCTGGACGGCGCCTTGCGCGAGGCCGATGGCGGGGCCGACACCGAGGGGCTGGCGGTCCTAGCCGACGGCAGCTTCTGGGCGGCGGAGGAATACGGCCCTTCGCTGATGAAGGTCGCGCCGGACGGGCGGGTGACCGCTCGTTGGGTCCCGCAGGGCGTCACCGGCCACTGCGATCCGACGCTGACGCCCCTGCTGCCGGCCATCGCCGCGCACCGGCAGCTCAATCGCGGTTTCGAGTCTGTGGCCGCCTCGGCCGACGGCGCCTGGCTCTACACGGCCTTCCAGAGCCCGCTGGCCCATCCCGAGAGGGCGGCCGGGGAGACCGCGCGCCATGTCCGGATCTGGAAGCTGGATGCTGCCACGGGGCAGGTGGTGGGACAGTACCTCTATCCCCTCGACCGCCCGCGCAGCTTCGAACGGGACGCCCGGGAGGGTGACGTCAAACGCGGCGACCTGAAGATCTGCGAACTGACTTGGCTCGGCCCCGACCGATTGCTGGTGCTGGAGCGGATTTCGCGGACCGCCAAGATCTATCGGGTCGACCTGACGGGATTCGAGACGCCGCCCGAGCACCTGGACATCGAGACCCGGCCCACCCTGGAGGAGATGGACCCCGGCGACTTGGCGGCGGTCAGCGTGCGGATGCTGGCCAAAACCCTGGTCTTCTCCACGGACGAGGCCAGGGATATCGCCCCAGACCTGGAAGGCATGGCCGTGCTGTCGGACCGCGAGCTGATCCTGGTCAACGACAACGACTTCGGCATCGAAGGGGTCGAGACCGCCTTCTTTCGCGTGACGTTTGACGAGCCGGTGCTGGCTTAG
- a CDS encoding amidohydrolase family protein, protein MPYVEGQTIHDADSHVMELPGTLHRYLDPKVREAFVEATGKKDVLPEWFEKAAAQQEDPEFRAGDEANLLLRKNYQALGAFRSQDRPKALDLFGFASQLVFTTASLSNYGLEEMGQADLAVEAARAHNRMMSEFCSVDRRLLATGYVPLIDMARAPEIAREAIAMGCKGIVIPSRHPNGHSPSHIGLDPLWAVVQEAGIPILFHVGGEEKMHRDYINNGGPQVLDFHGGAENFTSLTFMTIPLSIWQTLSALVLDGVFDRFPRLKFGAIELGASWLPSLMRFMDSGAAAFGKEERLQRLSAKPSEILRRQFRVTPYPHEDTAWIIANSGEEMCLFSSDFPHIEGGRNPLKRFNDALEGASDRARRAFYRDNFIDLMGRGLDPALHDAPGLAAA, encoded by the coding sequence ATGCCCTACGTCGAAGGCCAGACCATCCACGACGCCGACAGCCATGTGATGGAGCTGCCCGGCACGCTCCATCGCTATCTGGACCCGAAGGTCCGGGAGGCCTTCGTCGAGGCGACCGGGAAGAAGGACGTCCTGCCCGAGTGGTTCGAGAAGGCCGCGGCCCAGCAGGAGGACCCGGAGTTCCGGGCCGGCGACGAGGCCAACCTGCTGCTGCGCAAGAACTACCAGGCGCTTGGCGCCTTCCGCAGCCAGGACCGGCCCAAGGCGCTGGACCTGTTCGGCTTCGCCAGCCAGCTGGTGTTCACCACCGCCTCGCTCAGCAATTACGGCCTGGAGGAGATGGGCCAGGCCGATCTCGCCGTCGAGGCCGCCCGCGCCCACAATCGGATGATGAGCGAGTTCTGCTCTGTCGACCGCCGTCTGCTGGCCACCGGCTATGTGCCGCTGATCGATATGGCTCGCGCGCCCGAGATCGCCCGCGAGGCCATCGCCATGGGCTGCAAGGGCATCGTCATCCCCTCGCGACACCCGAACGGCCATTCGCCCAGCCACATCGGTCTCGACCCGCTCTGGGCCGTGGTCCAGGAGGCCGGCATCCCGATCCTCTTCCACGTCGGCGGGGAGGAAAAGATGCACAGGGACTACATCAACAACGGCGGTCCCCAGGTGCTGGACTTCCACGGCGGGGCGGAGAATTTCACCTCGCTGACATTCATGACCATCCCGCTCTCGATCTGGCAGACCCTGTCGGCCCTGGTGCTCGACGGGGTGTTCGATCGCTTTCCGCGGCTGAAGTTCGGGGCCATCGAGCTGGGGGCCTCGTGGCTGCCCAGCCTGATGCGGTTCATGGATTCCGGCGCCGCGGCCTTCGGCAAGGAGGAGCGGCTGCAGCGGCTCTCGGCCAAGCCCAGCGAGATCTTGCGGCGCCAGTTCCGCGTCACCCCGTATCCGCACGAGGACACCGCCTGGATCATCGCCAATTCGGGCGAGGAGATGTGCCTGTTCTCGTCGGACTTCCCGCACATCGAGGGGGGGCGCAACCCGTTGAAGCGCTTCAACGACGCTCTGGAAGGCGCGTCGGATCGGGCCAGGCGGGCCTTCTACCGCGATAACTTCATCGACCTGATGGGGCGCGGCCTGGACCCCGCCCTGCACGACGCGCCGGGACTGGCGGCGGCCTAG
- a CDS encoding peroxiredoxin translates to MTIKVGDKLPAATFAAGTAEGPRPMSTDDVFAGKKVALFAVPGAFTPTCSARHLPGFKEHVADFRAKGVDSIVCLSVNDAFVMKAWGESQGVGEDIIMLGDGNGDFTKAVGLELDGSKFGMGARSQRYSMLVDDGVVKELNVEQGGEFKVSAADYLLAQL, encoded by the coding sequence ATGACCATCAAAGTCGGCGACAAGCTGCCCGCCGCCACATTCGCCGCCGGCACGGCCGAGGGCCCGCGGCCGATGAGCACCGACGACGTGTTCGCGGGCAAGAAGGTCGCCCTGTTCGCCGTGCCCGGCGCCTTCACCCCGACCTGCTCGGCCCGCCACCTGCCGGGCTTCAAGGAACATGTGGCCGATTTCCGCGCCAAGGGCGTCGACAGCATCGTCTGCCTCTCGGTCAACGACGCCTTTGTGATGAAGGCCTGGGGCGAGAGCCAGGGCGTGGGCGAAGACATCATCATGCTGGGCGACGGGAACGGCGACTTCACCAAGGCCGTCGGCCTGGAGCTGGACGGCTCCAAGTTCGGCATGGGCGCGCGCTCGCAGCGCTATTCCATGCTGGTCGACGACGGCGTGGTGAAGGAGCTCAATGTGGAGCAGGGCGGCGAGTTCAAGGTCTCGGCCGCGGACTATCTGCTGGCTCAGCTCTAG
- a CDS encoding YqgE/AlgH family protein encodes MEDGSFLSGQILIAMPGIGDPRFERAVVLICAHDESHAMGIAVNRPVEGLTVPDLLKRLEVKSTIEIPPDLVLMGGPVERERGFVLHTNDYMAGDHSLPIGDDVSLTATREVLEAMAGHNSAPRRSLLALGYAGWGPGQLEREIRENVWLTCEADESLIFDGDHAQKWSKALAKLGVDASLLSATAGRA; translated from the coding sequence ATGGAAGACGGTTCGTTTCTCTCCGGCCAGATCCTGATCGCCATGCCGGGAATCGGTGACCCGCGGTTCGAGCGCGCGGTGGTGCTGATCTGCGCCCACGACGAGAGCCACGCCATGGGCATAGCCGTGAACCGGCCGGTCGAGGGCCTCACCGTCCCCGACCTGCTGAAGCGGCTTGAGGTCAAGTCGACCATCGAGATCCCGCCTGACCTGGTCCTGATGGGCGGACCCGTGGAGCGCGAACGCGGCTTCGTGTTGCACACCAACGACTACATGGCCGGCGACCACAGCCTGCCCATCGGCGACGACGTCTCGCTCACCGCCACCCGCGAGGTTCTGGAGGCCATGGCCGGCCACAACTCCGCCCCCAGGCGGTCGCTGCTGGCCCTCGGCTATGCGGGCTGGGGACCAGGTCAGCTGGAGCGGGAAATCCGCGAGAACGTCTGGCTGACCTGCGAGGCAGACGAGAGCCTGATCTTCGACGGCGACCATGCGCAGAAATGGAGCAAGGCGCTGGCCAAGCTTGGCGTGGACGCCAGCCTGCTCAGCGCGACCGCCGGGCGAGCCTAG
- a CDS encoding bifunctional diguanylate cyclase/phosphodiesterase: MPNDRWIWDATTTLEALGAADVVLWLWEPEKDRLRLTGASRSLGLGPLAPECSSAAMRALALPQDRAMADDVLRVQDPGSEIAVRLRMRGGGVCIWRGVWLEEGLRAAGVIAPETKFAASDLDHLTGLLDRKSFVTRAREQLQSPGNHELVVADLDRLRRLNEALGHERADLVLAALGSRLAAAFPPGALLARVGEDEFAVLAPTSRPSAAEILRQALEQPLRVAGFDIHPTLSIGAVEAVGGEDAPEAAELLRRAELAVESAKSGGRGGAAAYGRGLESDGLSRLALESDLRGAMGRGEIVAYYQPIVRLSTGALSGFEALVRWRHSRRGLLTPDQFLPLCEEMGLMSELGARMMREAGHQLAVWRRDHRAAGELTVAVNLSTGELDRPDLISDVMAIRKETGLPPGALKLEVTEGDVMRDPDRAAVVLRNLREAGAALALDDFGTGFSSLSYLTRLPFDTLKIDRYFVRTMATNEGSAKIVSSVVKLGQDLALEVVAEGVENAQMARQLLSLGCDYGQGFGYAPALSPQEAEVYLNESYVDGAAPVKARG, translated from the coding sequence ATGCCGAACGATCGTTGGATCTGGGACGCCACCACGACGCTCGAAGCCTTGGGCGCCGCCGATGTGGTGCTCTGGCTTTGGGAGCCGGAGAAGGATCGTCTGCGCCTGACCGGGGCCTCGCGGTCGCTTGGCCTGGGTCCGCTCGCCCCGGAATGTTCCTCCGCCGCCATGCGCGCGCTGGCCCTGCCCCAGGACCGGGCCATGGCCGACGATGTCCTGCGGGTGCAAGATCCCGGCTCGGAGATCGCCGTGCGCCTGCGTATGCGCGGCGGCGGCGTCTGCATCTGGCGCGGCGTCTGGCTGGAGGAGGGGCTGCGCGCCGCTGGCGTGATCGCGCCGGAGACCAAGTTCGCCGCCTCGGACCTCGACCATCTTACCGGCCTGCTGGATCGCAAGAGCTTCGTCACCCGCGCCCGGGAACAGCTCCAGTCGCCGGGTAATCACGAATTGGTCGTGGCCGACCTGGACCGTCTGCGCCGCCTGAACGAGGCCCTCGGCCACGAGCGGGCCGACCTTGTCCTGGCCGCGCTTGGTTCGCGTCTGGCCGCCGCCTTCCCGCCCGGCGCCTTGCTGGCCCGGGTCGGCGAGGACGAATTCGCGGTCCTGGCTCCTACCTCCCGGCCGAGCGCCGCGGAGATCCTCCGCCAGGCCCTGGAGCAGCCCTTGCGGGTGGCGGGCTTCGATATCCATCCCACCCTCTCCATCGGCGCCGTCGAGGCGGTCGGCGGCGAGGATGCCCCCGAGGCCGCCGAGTTGCTGCGCCGCGCCGAGCTGGCCGTCGAGTCCGCCAAGAGCGGCGGGCGCGGCGGGGCCGCCGCCTATGGCCGCGGCCTGGAGAGCGACGGCCTGTCGCGCCTGGCCTTGGAAAGCGATCTGCGCGGCGCCATGGGGCGCGGCGAGATCGTGGCCTATTACCAGCCCATCGTGCGGCTCTCGACCGGCGCCCTGTCGGGCTTCGAGGCCCTGGTCCGCTGGCGCCACAGCCGGCGCGGCCTGCTGACCCCCGACCAGTTCCTGCCGCTCTGCGAGGAGATGGGCCTGATGAGCGAGCTGGGCGCGCGGATGATGCGCGAGGCCGGCCACCAGCTCGCCGTCTGGCGCCGCGACCACCGCGCCGCCGGAGAGCTCACCGTGGCGGTGAACCTATCGACCGGCGAACTCGACCGGCCAGACCTGATCTCCGACGTCATGGCCATCCGCAAGGAGACCGGCCTGCCGCCGGGAGCGCTGAAGTTGGAGGTCACCGAGGGCGACGTCATGCGCGACCCGGATCGCGCCGCCGTGGTCCTGCGCAACCTGCGCGAGGCCGGCGCGGCCCTGGCCCTGGACGACTTCGGCACGGGCTTCTCGTCGCTGAGCTACCTGACGCGGCTGCCGTTCGATACATTGAAAATCGATAGATATTTCGTGCGCACCATGGCCACCAACGAAGGCTCGGCGAAGATCGTCTCCTCGGTGGTGAAGCTTGGCCAGGACCTCGCCCTCGAGGTGGTGGCCGAGGGCGTCGAGAACGCCCAGATGGCCCGCCAGCTCCTGTCGCTCGGCTGCGACTACGGTCAGGGCTTCGGCTACGCCCCGGCGCTGTCGCCGCAGGAGGCCGAGGTCTATCTCAACGAGAGCTATGTGGACGGCGCCGCGCCCGTGAAGGCCCGCGGCTAG
- a CDS encoding GNAT family N-acetyltransferase, whose product MALLDWIAPESGLRIDGEGVRLRPPRATDYAEWRDLRARSRDFLQPWEPTWPVDDLSRAAFRRRLTAYARDREAGTAYPFFVFRASDDALTGGITLSNVRRGVAQMGSVGYWCGQPFARQGQTLAAVRMLTVFAFRTLALHRLEAACLPSNDASRRLLNRAGFREEGLASAYLKINGVWRDHVLFGLVSPLRAHEAPDDGVSV is encoded by the coding sequence ATGGCCCTGCTGGATTGGATCGCGCCGGAGAGCGGCCTTCGCATCGACGGCGAGGGCGTGCGCCTGCGCCCGCCCCGCGCGACCGACTATGCCGAGTGGCGCGACCTGCGCGCGCGCTCGCGCGATTTCCTCCAGCCGTGGGAGCCGACCTGGCCGGTCGACGACCTTAGCCGTGCGGCGTTCCGACGCAGACTGACCGCCTACGCCCGCGACCGGGAGGCGGGCACGGCCTATCCGTTCTTCGTCTTCCGGGCTTCCGACGACGCGCTCACTGGCGGAATCACCCTCTCGAATGTCCGCCGCGGCGTCGCCCAGATGGGTTCGGTGGGCTATTGGTGCGGCCAACCCTTTGCCCGACAAGGACAAACCCTGGCGGCCGTCCGGATGTTGACGGTCTTCGCCTTCCGCACCCTGGCGCTTCACCGGCTGGAGGCGGCCTGCCTGCCCTCCAACGACGCCTCGCGGCGGCTGCTCAACCGGGCCGGGTTCAGGGAAGAGGGGCTCGCCTCGGCTTATCTGAAAATTAACGGCGTTTGGCGAGACCATGTCCTGTTCGGCCTGGTGTCGCCCTTGCGGGCGCATGAGGCGCCGGACGACGGAGTGTCGGTCTGA
- a CDS encoding pitrilysin family protein, whose protein sequence is MSGPSPKATRLPRVHTLGNGVRVVCDPIDGLETLALSVVAGRGARFEDEVHSGWSHLLEHMVFKGAGARSAREIVEVIEAQGGQLNAATGYERTSFQVRALKGGLDLGSAVIADLVLRPTMDAGDLAREINVVGQEIAEAADTPDDIVFEMAQAAAYAGQPLGRPILGTDASIAPATTGALSDWRAKVYAPDALIVAAAGAVDEDELLAIVERDFGGATGQGPDAPTPALFEGGAQTAVKALEQANLVFLLPAVSVRDKAYFALRLYAEILGGGMASRLFQEAREKRGLAYAVDAYSETYADAGLLGVFAGCAAKDAAELARVAAAEIQGMAAGVEAAELSRAKAQLKASMFMARESPLARAEQAAGQVLLFGETLRPADLAGQIDAVTAADLETLGAAMLTPGRCAVSVLGPKAALTAADAFRQALFG, encoded by the coding sequence TGTCCGGGCCTTCGCCGAAGGCCACGCGCCTGCCTAGGGTCCATACGCTCGGCAACGGGGTGAGGGTCGTCTGCGACCCCATCGATGGCCTGGAGACGCTCGCGCTCTCCGTCGTCGCCGGCCGCGGGGCGCGGTTCGAGGACGAGGTCCATTCCGGCTGGTCGCACCTGCTGGAGCACATGGTGTTCAAGGGCGCCGGCGCCCGTTCGGCCCGCGAGATCGTCGAGGTGATCGAGGCCCAGGGCGGCCAGCTCAACGCCGCCACCGGCTACGAACGCACCAGCTTCCAGGTCCGCGCGCTCAAGGGCGGCCTGGATCTCGGCAGCGCCGTGATCGCCGACTTGGTCCTGCGCCCCACAATGGACGCCGGCGACCTGGCCCGCGAGATCAACGTGGTTGGCCAGGAGATCGCCGAGGCCGCCGACACCCCCGACGACATTGTCTTCGAGATGGCCCAGGCCGCGGCCTATGCGGGCCAACCCCTCGGACGCCCGATCCTCGGCACGGACGCCTCGATCGCGCCCGCAACGACTGGAGCGCTGTCGGACTGGCGGGCGAAGGTCTATGCGCCGGACGCCCTGATCGTCGCCGCCGCCGGGGCGGTGGACGAGGACGAACTGCTGGCGATCGTCGAGCGCGACTTCGGCGGGGCCACCGGGCAGGGACCGGACGCACCCACCCCCGCGTTGTTCGAGGGCGGCGCCCAGACCGCGGTGAAGGCGCTGGAGCAGGCCAACCTGGTCTTCCTGCTGCCGGCCGTCAGCGTCCGCGACAAGGCCTATTTCGCCCTGCGGCTCTATGCGGAGATCCTGGGCGGCGGCATGGCCTCGCGGCTGTTCCAGGAGGCCCGCGAGAAGCGCGGCCTTGCCTATGCTGTCGACGCCTATTCCGAGACCTATGCCGACGCCGGCCTTCTGGGAGTGTTCGCCGGCTGCGCGGCCAAGGACGCCGCTGAACTCGCCCGCGTGGCTGCCGCCGAGATCCAGGGCATGGCCGCGGGCGTGGAGGCCGCCGAACTCTCGCGGGCCAAGGCCCAGCTCAAGGCCTCGATGTTCATGGCGCGGGAATCGCCGCTGGCGCGCGCCGAGCAGGCCGCCGGCCAGGTCCTGCTTTTTGGCGAGACTCTCCGGCCCGCCGACCTCGCCGGGCAGATCGATGCGGTGACCGCGGCCGACCTGGAAACCCTGGGCGCGGCCATGCTGACCCCTGGCCGCTGCGCGGTCAGCGTGCTGGGACCCAAGGCGGCGCTGACGGCGGCCGACGCCTTCCGGCAGGCCTTGTTCGGCTAG